Part of the Cystobacter ferrugineus genome, TACGCCGCCGTGGTCCTCTCGTTTCGTTTCGCCGCCGCCGATTGCGTTCCGCCGGAGCGACGCGCGCGAGCCCTGTCCGCCGTCATGGCGGGCGGAGTGTTCGCCGGAGTCATCGGTCCCCAGCTCGTCACCTACACCATGGACCTGTGGCGGCCCTACCTGTTCGCGGCGACGTTCCTGGCGCAAGCCGCTGTCGCGGCCGTGTCCGCCCTCGTCCTGCTCGGCGTCCGGGTTCCGATGCCGACGGCGGCGGAGGTGGCCGGCGGCCGCCCGCTCGGTGCCATCGTGCGCCAGCCCCGCTTCATCACCGCCGTGATCTGCGGGGTCGTCTCCTACACGCTCATGAACTTCATCATGACGGCCGCCCCCCTGGCGATGCACCTGTGCGGCCTGTCGCGGGAGACGTCCAATCTGGGCCTGCAGTGGCACATCATGGCGATGTACGCCCCGAGCTTCTTCACCGGGCGGCTGATCGCGCGCTTCGGCGCGCCCCGCGTGGTGGGCGCCGGATTGGCCTTGACCACCGCATCCGCTGCCATCGGGCTGATGGGGGTGGATGTGGCGCATTTCTGGCTGACCCTGATCCTGCTCGGTGTTGGCTGGAACTTCGGCTTCCTGGGCGCTTCGGCTCTCGTGCTGGAGTGCCACCGTCCCGAGGAACGGACGCGGGCGCAGTCGCTCAACGACTTCATCGTGTTCGGGACGATGGCCCTGGGCTCCTTCTCGTCCGGTGGCCTGCTGACGGCCTATGGATGGGACACGGTGCTCTGGGTGTCGTTCGTTCCCCTCGCGGTCGCGGTTGCGGCTCTCGCCTCCACGGCCTCCTCTCGCATCAGTCGCTCACGGACTCCTCCCCACGCGGGCGGCGTCTCGTGAATGGCAGTCGTTCGAGGGGTAGGGCCTGATCACCGATGTTGAAGGAGACGTCGCGATGTCGATGAGCCGCAGGGACATTCTCGGGAGGCTGCTGCTGGGGCTGTGGGTGCTGGCGTCCGGCTGCGACGTCTACGACAAGCCCCACCGCCCGGTGCCGGACACGTTCAAGGCGCACTTCGCGGATGGGACCCCGCTGGATCGCCAGGCGCTGCTGGGCCGCCCCTGGGTCATCAACCTCTGGGTGCCTGGTTGACTCTCCTGCGTTCGGGAGTTGCCCGAACTCGAGAAGGTCCGCCGCGAGTATGAGGGGAAGGGCGTGGGCTTCGTGGCCCTCTCCCTGCTCGAGGTGGAGCGTGTGCCCACGGTGGCGCAGCAGCTTGGGGTGCGGATGCGCCTGGCCTATGCGGAGGGGGAGGTTCTCGGGCCCTTGGGGGTGAACCAGGTGCCCTCCACCGTTTTCATCGATGCGCGGGGCGTCATCGTGGCGTCGGTCAGCGGGGAGCGGGACCAGGATTTCTTCGAGCGGAGGGTGCGCGAACTGCTCGAGGCGCACGCGCGCTAGCTCGCGCCAGGGCACGCATCGTCATGCCCTGGCAATTGGATACGTTGGCGACAGGCGAGGTTGCTGAACGGGCGAATCCTCTTCCAGGAGTCTGGCTCTAAAAGGACATGACTTCTTCCATCCTCCTTCCTCTCCTGGGCGGAGCGCTCATCGGGCTGAGTGCCTCCCTTCTCCTCCTGGCCAATGGCCGGGTGGCCGGCATCAGCGGTGTGGTGGGCTCGCTGCTGGCGCCCGTCCATGGCGACATCGCCTGGCGCGTGCTCTTCTTCGGCGGGTTGCTCACCGGCGGCCTGCTGCTGGCGTGGCTGCGCCCCGCGTCCTTCGCGGCTCCGGCGTCCCTGAACCCGGGCGGAGTGGCCCTGCTGGTGGCGGCCGGCCTGCTGGTCGGATTCGGTTCGCGGCTGGGCAACGGCTGCACCAGTGGACATGGCGTCTGCGGCATCAGCCGGGGCTCGGCCCGGTCCATCGCGGCCACGCTCACCTTCATGGCCACGGGCATCCTCACCGTCTTCCTGGCCCGCCACGTCTTCTAGAGAGAGTTCCCCATGTGTCCCAACATCAGTGCGTTCCTCAGCGGTCTCATCTTCGCCCTCGGCCTGGGCCTCAGCGGCATGACGGACCCGGCCAACGTCCTGGGCTTCCTCGACATCGCCGGCGGCTGGGACTTCCGGCTCGCCTTCGTCATGGGCGGCGCCATCGCCGTGCACGCGGCGCTGCGGCCCCTCATCTACAAACGGGAGCGGCCCCTGTTCGCCCCGAAGTTCCCCGCCTTCTCCGTCAGCGGGGTGGACCGCGGGCTCCTCGTGGGCGCGGGCCTCTTCGGCGTGGGCTGGGGTCTTGGCGGCTACTGCCCAGGACCCGCGCTCACCTCGTTCGCCACCGGTGCGACGCAGTTGCTCGTCTTCGTGCCCGCCATGTTCGCCGGCATGTACCTCGCCCAGGTGCTGCAAGCGCGGCGGAGCGCGAGCGCGGGGACTCCGAGCCTGGGCGCGACGCCCGCTCCGTAGCCCCGGTGCGCCTGCCGCCGCGGGAGGAGGGTTCCTCCACCGCGATGGCGTCATCCCTCGGGAACTTTTCTCAACCGCCGCCGTGTCCTGGAGAAACGTGAGCAGCCGGTCCTTCATCGAACGTGCCCTGGAGCACCTGCCCGCCCTCCGGCGGGTAGGACGGCGCCTGACGGGCAGCCCCGCCGAGGCGGATGACCTCGTGCAGGAGACGGTGGCACGTGCGCTGGAACGGCACGGCGAGCTGCGCGACCCCGAGCGCCTGAAGGGCTGGCTGCTCGCCGTGCAGCGCACCGTCTTCCTCAACTCCCGCCGGGGACTGCGTCCCCATTTGGAGGTGCTGGAGGGCGGTCTGGGGAAGGATGCCGTTCCCGAGCCTTCCGCGGACCTGGAGGCGGAGCTGCACGCCCATACGCTCAGCTCGGGCATGAAGGCGGCGCTGGAGTCGGTGGCCCCCGAGTGGCGTGATGCGCTGTGGCTGCGAGAAGTCGAAGAGCTGAGTTACGAGGAGATCGCCCAGGTGCAGGGCTGCCCGGTGGGCACCGTGCGCTCGCGCCTTGCGCGGGCCCGGGTGGCGATGCTCGACTTCCTCGAGAAGGAGAAGGCGCATGGAAGCCTGTAGCCCGGAGTGGCAGGAGCGTCTCTCCGCATGGTTCGACGGGGAGGTCCAGGCACACGAGCGGCAGCTCGTGGAGCTTCACCTGGCCCGATGCGTGGGCTGTGCCCGGGAGGCGGCCCGCTATGCCCCGCTGCGCGAGGCGCTGAAGGCCCAGGCCGCCACGGAGACGCACGTGCCGCCCGAGCTGACGGAGCGCGTCGCCCGGCTGGCTCCGCGCTCCCGTCCCGCTTCCTGGCGGCGATGGATGGTGGGCCTGGCGGCGGCGCTCGCGTCCGTGGGCGTCCTCTGGACGTCGTGGCCCAGCGGCATGAATGACGCGCTGGCGATGGACCTCGAGCGGCACCACCTCAAGGCCTTCTCGCGCGCCAGCCCCTGCGAGTTCGAGTCCTCGGACCCGGCCGCGGTGAAGGCGTGGGTGGAGCGGGAGGTGGGCTACGTGGTGGAGGTGCCGGTGGTACCCGGCGCGACGCTGCTGGGCGCCCGCCGCTGCCGGCTGCATGGACAGCTCTCCGCCTCGCTGCTGTACCGGCACGAGGGTGGCAAGGCGATGACGCTCTTCCTGCCGCCGCCGGGCTCGACCGCGGCGCGGGAGGCGGCGAGCTTCGCGGGAGAGGAGACGCGCTGCACGCAGGGCCCCGTGGGTGAGCGCATCTGCGTGGCGCCGCGCGGGGGCGGACAGGCCGCGCTGGCCGTCTCCGAGATGGAGACGTCGGTGCTTGTCGACGCCCTGGCCCGCCTGGCTCCTTGAGGGCTCGCGGCCGGGAACTTTCGAGGGCTCCGCTCGTGTCCTCGCGGGCATGAGTCTCGGTCTTCCCGGCATCTTCCTCGCGGGCCTGCTGACGTTCCTGTCGCCCTGCGTCCTTCCACTCGTCCCGCTCTACCTGTCCTTCCTCGCGGGTGTGTCCCTATCGCAGCTGCGGGAGGAGAGCAGTGGCGTGCGGCGGCCATGGGGTGTTGCGCTGGCGTTCTCGCTGGGGCTCGGCACCGTGTTCGTCGCGCTCGGGATGGCGGCCACCGCCGTGGGTGGGGCGCTCGCGGAGCACCGGAGCGGGCTCCTCCAATTCGGTGGGCTCGCGCTCTTCCTGCTGGGGCTCAAGCAGCTCGGGCTCATCCGGATTCCCTGGTTGGACGGTGAGGCGAGGCCCCTGCTCGGGCGGGTGCGGCTGGGGGGCAGCCTGCTGGGGGCCTTCCTCTTCGGGGCCGCCTTCGCTCTGGGGTGGACGCCGTGCATTGGGCCGGTGCTCGGTGCGGTGCTCACCTATACCGCCTCCTCCACGTCGGAGCCCGCCATGGGGGCGCTCTACCTCGGCACCTATGCCGCGGGTCTGTCCGTTCCGCTGCTGCTCGTGGCCGCCGCCGCACCGGTGGCGCTGCGGTGGATGGAGCGCGCGAAGCGGCACCTGCGCAAGTTCGAGGTCGCCACGGGCGTGCTGCTCGCCGGCTTGGGAGTGCTGCTCTTCACCGACTCGCTGGGGCTGCTCGTGCCCTCGGCGGATGGGGTGGAGGCTCCCGCCGCCGTGGCGGAGGCCGACTCCTCGCCCGCGACGGAGGCGGCGTGTACCTCGGAGGCGGCGGGAGAGGGCGCGTGCGCTCTCCCAGAGCAGGGCTTCATCCTGTCCAGCAGCGGCCCGTCCGCACTGGCCCGGGTCGAGCGCCCGACGATGGTGGAGTTCGTGAGCCGCAGCTGCCCCGTCTGCCAGCAGATGGAGCCCGTGGTGGCCCTGGCCGAGCAACACTGCGCGGCAGAGGGCGTTGACGTCCTCCGCCTCGATGTCGGGACGGCCGAGGGACGGCAGGCCGCCGCCCGCCACGGCATTCGCGGCGTTCCCACGTTCCTCTTCCTGGACGCCGCTGGCCAGGAGGTCGCGCGCCGCGTGGGTGAGCAATCCCTGACCTCCCTACGGCAGGG contains:
- a CDS encoding DUF6691 family protein, with the protein product MCPNISAFLSGLIFALGLGLSGMTDPANVLGFLDIAGGWDFRLAFVMGGAIAVHAALRPLIYKRERPLFAPKFPAFSVSGVDRGLLVGAGLFGVGWGLGGYCPGPALTSFATGATQLLVFVPAMFAGMYLAQVLQARRSASAGTPSLGATPAP
- a CDS encoding cytochrome c biogenesis protein CcdA, whose amino-acid sequence is MSLGLPGIFLAGLLTFLSPCVLPLVPLYLSFLAGVSLSQLREESSGVRRPWGVALAFSLGLGTVFVALGMAATAVGGALAEHRSGLLQFGGLALFLLGLKQLGLIRIPWLDGEARPLLGRVRLGGSLLGAFLFGAAFALGWTPCIGPVLGAVLTYTASSTSEPAMGALYLGTYAAGLSVPLLLVAAAAPVALRWMERAKRHLRKFEVATGVLLAGLGVLLFTDSLGLLVPSADGVEAPAAVAEADSSPATEAACTSEAAGEGACALPEQGFILSSSGPSALARVERPTMVEFVSRSCPVCQQMEPVVALAEQHCAAEGVDVLRLDVGTAEGRQAAARHGIRGVPTFLFLDAAGQEVARRVGEQSLTSLRQGLESIAGVHCAGLLPPGARGFPQ
- a CDS encoding TlpA family protein disulfide reductase, translating into MPELEKVRREYEGKGVGFVALSLLEVERVPTVAQQLGVRMRLAYAEGEVLGPLGVNQVPSTVFIDARGVIVASVSGERDQDFFERRVRELLEAHAR
- a CDS encoding MFS transporter; translation: MSHADANAATRLVPASRSGDADVLRLAVAQALAGANSAVVYATGALVGNMLAPSKALATLPISVFVVGMAACTLPAGAMARRHGRRAAFLTGTGCGVLVGVLAALAVVLGSFWLFCAATFFGGAYAAVVLSFRFAAADCVPPERRARALSAVMAGGVFAGVIGPQLVTYTMDLWRPYLFAATFLAQAAVAAVSALVLLGVRVPMPTAAEVAGGRPLGAIVRQPRFITAVICGVVSYTLMNFIMTAAPLAMHLCGLSRETSNLGLQWHIMAMYAPSFFTGRLIARFGAPRVVGAGLALTTASAAIGLMGVDVAHFWLTLILLGVGWNFGFLGASALVLECHRPEERTRAQSLNDFIVFGTMALGSFSSGGLLTAYGWDTVLWVSFVPLAVAVAALASTASSRISRSRTPPHAGGVS
- a CDS encoding RNA polymerase sigma factor is translated as MSSRSFIERALEHLPALRRVGRRLTGSPAEADDLVQETVARALERHGELRDPERLKGWLLAVQRTVFLNSRRGLRPHLEVLEGGLGKDAVPEPSADLEAELHAHTLSSGMKAALESVAPEWRDALWLREVEELSYEEIAQVQGCPVGTVRSRLARARVAMLDFLEKEKAHGSL
- a CDS encoding anti-sigma factor family protein translates to MEACSPEWQERLSAWFDGEVQAHERQLVELHLARCVGCAREAARYAPLREALKAQAATETHVPPELTERVARLAPRSRPASWRRWMVGLAAALASVGVLWTSWPSGMNDALAMDLERHHLKAFSRASPCEFESSDPAAVKAWVEREVGYVVEVPVVPGATLLGARRCRLHGQLSASLLYRHEGGKAMTLFLPPPGSTAAREAASFAGEETRCTQGPVGERICVAPRGGGQAALAVSEMETSVLVDALARLAP
- a CDS encoding YeeE/YedE family protein, yielding MTSSILLPLLGGALIGLSASLLLLANGRVAGISGVVGSLLAPVHGDIAWRVLFFGGLLTGGLLLAWLRPASFAAPASLNPGGVALLVAAGLLVGFGSRLGNGCTSGHGVCGISRGSARSIAATLTFMATGILTVFLARHVF